A region of Cyanobium sp. ATX 6F1 DNA encodes the following proteins:
- the arsJ gene encoding organoarsenical effux MFS transporter ArsJ, translated as MKQLTALEQYAVVTASYWAFTLTDGALRMLVIFHFHQLGYSTLEIAFLFLFYEFFGIVTNLYGGWLGARFGLRLTLWAGLVLQIIALLMLVPVSASWPKLFSLLYVMGAQAISGIAKDLNKMSAKSAIKTVVAGEVVPETPGEPSQVEQRLFRWVALLTGSKNALKGVGFFLGGVLLTSFGFATSVAGMAGGLFLALLGTLVLPDEIGRMKHKPAFSALFAKSAGINILSLARFFLFGARDVWFVVALPVFLEAALGWRFWEVGGFMGLWVIGYGIIQGSTPALRRAWGSGGPPGPSAVQFWSAVLTAIPALIAVALWREVAQPGLAIVVGLVAFGAVFAMNSSIHSYMVLAYTDAESVSLNVGFYYMANAAGRLLGTLLSGALFLVGGLQACLWCSALLVGLSWLTSLRLSPTRSMVAAAHG; from the coding sequence ATGAAACAGCTCACGGCGCTGGAGCAGTACGCGGTCGTCACCGCCTCCTACTGGGCCTTCACCCTCACCGATGGCGCCCTGCGCATGCTGGTGATCTTCCACTTTCACCAGCTCGGCTACTCCACCCTGGAGATCGCCTTCCTGTTTCTGTTCTACGAGTTCTTCGGCATCGTCACCAACCTCTACGGCGGCTGGCTGGGGGCCCGTTTCGGTCTGCGGCTCACCCTCTGGGCCGGCCTGGTGCTGCAGATCATCGCCCTGCTGATGCTGGTGCCGGTCTCAGCCAGCTGGCCGAAGCTGTTCTCCCTGCTCTATGTGATGGGCGCCCAGGCGATCAGCGGCATCGCCAAGGACCTCAACAAGATGAGCGCCAAGAGCGCCATCAAGACCGTGGTCGCAGGGGAGGTGGTGCCGGAAACCCCAGGCGAACCAAGCCAAGTGGAGCAGCGACTGTTCCGCTGGGTGGCCCTGCTCACCGGCTCCAAGAACGCCCTCAAGGGGGTGGGCTTCTTCCTGGGCGGCGTGCTGCTCACCAGCTTCGGATTCGCCACTTCGGTGGCGGGCATGGCCGGCGGATTGTTCCTGGCCCTGCTCGGCACCCTGGTGCTGCCGGATGAAATCGGCAGAATGAAGCATAAGCCGGCCTTCTCGGCCCTGTTCGCCAAGAGCGCCGGCATCAACATCCTCTCGCTGGCCCGCTTCTTCCTGTTCGGCGCCCGCGACGTGTGGTTCGTGGTGGCCCTGCCGGTGTTCCTCGAGGCCGCCCTGGGCTGGAGATTCTGGGAGGTGGGCGGTTTTATGGGCCTGTGGGTGATCGGCTACGGGATCATCCAGGGTTCCACGCCCGCCCTGCGCCGGGCCTGGGGCAGCGGCGGCCCGCCGGGGCCTTCAGCGGTGCAGTTCTGGAGTGCGGTGCTCACGGCAATACCGGCCCTGATCGCCGTGGCGCTCTGGCGCGAGGTGGCCCAGCCGGGGTTGGCGATTGTGGTGGGGCTCGTGGCCTTTGGGGCGGTGTTCGCGATGAATTCCTCGATCCACAGCTACATGGTGCTGGCCTACACCGACGCCGAATCGGTGAGCCTCAACGTGGGCTTCTATTACATGGCCAATGCCGCGGGCCGTTTGCTGGGCACCCTGCTCTCCGGTGCCCTGTTCCTGGTGGGCGGCCTGCAGGCCTGCCTGTGGTGCTCGGCGCTGCTGGTGGGGCTGTCGTGGCTCACCAGCCTCAGACTGTCCCCAACCCGTTCAATGGTCGCCGCCGCCCATGGCTGA